The proteins below come from a single Argentina anserina chromosome 1, drPotAnse1.1, whole genome shotgun sequence genomic window:
- the LOC126802309 gene encoding uncharacterized protein LOC126802309 — translation MEKGKLFRLDDGWVSVAIDNLDSLHDVGYLHFDFLKKVLPHCTKDQLIHIEESTKDVDLTPIANNLWKKFFEREFGFKATQEAIKNANPKWSELYQDKLKKLEEAEEQVGERLKSLYQKEAARKQSRQIRVLDKPPSSFSRNKRSCSSKGSKLMNKVRKDYRNSLEVRNIEAMKLKRTANCSSLTKKPRTNSVQATNVF, via the coding sequence ATGGAGAAGGGAAAGTTGTTTCGTCTGGATGATGGTTGGGTCTCCGTTGCAATAGACAACCTAGACTCTTTGCATGATGTCGGGTACTTGCACTTCGATTTTCTCAAGAAGGTGTTACCCCACTGCACGAAAGATCAACTGATACATATCGAGGAGAGCACGAAAGATGTCGATCTCACTCCGATCGCCAACAACCTCTGGAAGAAGTTTTTCGAGAGGGAGTTCGGTTTCAAAGCCACACAGGAGGCGATCAAGAACGCGAACCCTAAATGGTCGGAGTTGTACCAAGACAAGCTGAAGAAATTGGAAGAAGCGGAGGAACAAGTGGGTGAAAGACTGAAGAGCCTGTACCAGAAAGAGGCTGCCAGAAAACAGAGTCGCcaaattagggttttggaCAAACCTCCATCGTCTTTttcaagaaataaaagaagtTGCTCAAGCAAAGGGAGCAAACTCATGAACAAAGTGCGGAAAGATTATCGAAACAGTCTAGAGGTGAGAAACATCGAAGCTATGAAGTTGAAGAGGACTGCCAATTGTTCTAGTCTCACCAAAAAGCCAAGAACGAATTCTGTTCAAGCTACGAATGTCTTTTGA
- the LOC126786937 gene encoding ras-related protein Rab7 isoform X5, producing the protein MNQYVYKKFIRQYKATIGADFVTKELHIDDKLVTLQIWDTAGQERFHSLGAAFYRGADCCVLVYDVNVLRSFETLQNWHEEFLKQQADPADTEAFPFILLGNKIDIDGGNSRAVSEKRAQEWCAAKGNISYFETSAKEDYNVDEAFLCVANIGLTHEHEQDIFPCSYFKGISETVSEAEQRGGCAC; encoded by the exons ATATGTGTATAAGAAGTTCATTCGACAATACAAAGCTACAATCGGTGCTGATTTTGTGACAAAGGAACTTCATATTGATGACAAATTGGTGACCTTGCAA ATTTGGGACACAGCAGGGCAAGAAAGATTTCATAGTCTTGGCGCAGCATTCTATCGGGGAGCAGATTGTTGTGTTCTTGTTTATGATGTGAATGTTTTAAGATCATTTGAAACACTTCAGAACTGGCATGAAGAGTTTCTCAAACAG CAGGCAGATCCAGCTGATACTGAAGCATTTCCATTTATACTGCTCGGCAACAAAATTGATATAGATGGCGGAAACAGCCGAGCG GTTTCTGAGAAGAGAGCCCAAGAATGGTGTGCTGCCAAGGGTAACATATCTTACTTTGAGACATCAGCAAAAGAGGACTATAATGTTGATGAAGCATTTCTATGTGTAGCAAATATAGGACTCACCCATGAACATGAACAAGACAT TTTCCCATGCAGTTACTTCAAAGGTATATCAGAAACTGTTTCAGAAGCAGAGCAAAGAGGAGGGTGCGCATGCTAA